Proteins from one Penicillium digitatum chromosome 2, complete sequence genomic window:
- a CDS encoding CheY-like superfamily, whose protein sequence is MDLLPESHDNARRARELFNYFQPDNPALLPHISKFSQLPYKASPNLVLTSLAQLAALKLGVQRAIISLIGRETLYVVAEATRSLHLADNSVCDNDGDSLWMGCSNGPLAGTLCEATIALHPTAEERHRYFIVEDLKEHLTFCNIPCVAGAPHFRYYAGTPLTTTSGINIGSLYVIDPRPNLHLSELHKETLSVIGAAVMEYLETSRQSLESGRLANLLTGLNTFVQGGDDQLHTPSPLTIPTETPESGNTQRLKKAERNKAQAEGSPMVASDATLTSHRDQNPSFQPVNASIDYSTIENGLTFQRAAQIMRKSLDLGEDGGVVIFDSNATPGLDLDEDSRDAPADSRPLAKICALSRKHNDMIGPQDQPNSLPITQMDRGFLKRLLRRFSKGAIWYFHEDGSVFSSDDDDASNSESEGDDLNPYSQSPSMSQPQLQGVLRESDLRTLRKYFPDATRIVFTPLWDSVKSQWFGGCFCWSSAETRIFSAHVELGGVLGFGSSLMVEHSRIQSQESDKKKADFISNISHELRSPLHGILAASEFLAEQVGSELPKSLLDTIRACSQTLLDTFEQILDFTKINSFQKKRRHHTLRLYEDRGVAKSYALPESLHILKNTNIVAVIEEVIESIAFGATHYKGGLFDDSNSAPIKHVDVSIDVAPGDWLFVLDRGALRRIVMNIFNNALKYTQEGSVSVRLEIQKGPVNSKIDHSNALLLTVSDTGRGISSEYLRSDLFTPFSQEDPLAPGTGLGMSIVQNILRYLGGNIKIKSQLGIGTTAEISIPLTCPRSEREKDYSITQEPSIQSTFDDLQSLKREIKGKAVSFLPFEDTSSKVLPSTRAITNYLTEWYGVELQPWTPNVHVDLIVMDETQIPRMHSAPLPKVLVLCRNAHPSQAIIQNLELLCERVELLHLPCGPHKLARAIQHCLQGTPVKSSSQVFDEKPQNDCPEFGDQQTSPVLPLATATLPLATQIQPNTNTETLSSLSTSLGTNLTQPQSQPLPETKDLLVDRTVQTIDGSEGLRILLVEDNPINMALLQKLVARRHPSIFDTAVDGQKAVEAVKKMPEGYHLIFMDMSMPVMDGFEATEAIRALELERQSVSPARIIALTGLGSDEHVMKAYAAGVDMFVTKPVSFKEIARLIDDVKNHVPWTDQQSL, encoded by the exons ATGGATTTATTGCCGGAGAGCCATGACAACGCTCGTCGCGCCCGAGAACTATTCAACTATTTCCAACCCGACAATCCAGCCCTCCTCCCCCATATTTCGAAATTCAGCCAACTGCCATATAAGGCGAGCCCTAACCTCGTTCTGACCTCTCTGGCTCAACTCGCAGCGCTGAAGTTGGGAGTCCAACGCGCAATCATCAG CTTGATCGGTCGGGAAACACTGTATGTGGTCGCAGAAGCAACACGGTCTTTGCATTTGGCCGACAACAGCGTTTGCGACAATGACGGCGATAGCTTGTGGATGGGTTGTTCAAATGGTCCTCTCGCAGGCACTTTGTGTGAG GCAACTATTGCACTGCACCCGACTGCGGAAGAAAGACATCGTTACTTCATTGTCGAAGATTTGAAAGAACATCTAACCTTTTGCAACATACCCTGCGTCGCCGGTGCCCCGCACTTTCGATACTACGCCGGTACTCCTCTGACAACTACTAGTGGCATCAATATCGGTAGCCTCTATGTCATCGATCCGCGGCCAAATCTACACCTCAGCGAGCTTCACAAAGAGACACTTAGTGTCATTGGGGCTGCAGTCATGGAATATCTGGAGACATCTCGTCAATCACTAGAGAGCGGGCGGTTAGCAAACCTGCTAACTGGCCTAAATACGTTTGTCCAAGGAGGGGACG ATCAATTACACACACCCAGTCCTCTCACAATCCCGACCGAAACACCCGAAAGCGGTAATACGCAAAGATTGAAGAAAGCTGAAAGAAATAAAGCACAAGCAGAAGGTAGCCCTATGGTTGCTTCGGATGCTACATTAACTAGCCACCGCGATCAGAATCCATCCTTTCAACCGGTCAATGCTTCAATAGATTATTCAACCATCGAGAACGGATTAACATTTCAACGCGCGGCACAAATCATGCGAAAGAGCCTGGACCTTGGAGAAGATGGCGGGGTCGTAATATTCGATAGCAATGCCACTCCCGGGTTAGATCTCGACGAAGACTCAAGAGATGCGCCGGCTGACTCTCGGCCCCTGGCCAAAATCTGCGCCTTATCGAGGAAACACAATGATATGATCGGTCCTCAAGATCAGCCGAATTCCTTGCCGATAACTCAAATGGATCGGGGATTCCTAAAGCGTCTGTTACGCAGGTTTAGCAAAGGCGCCATCTGGTATTTCCATGAAGATGGATCTGTCTTTTCatcggatgatgatgatgcaaGCAACTCAGAAAGCGAAGGCGATGATCTAAACCCCTATTCCCAGAGTCCCAGCATGTCCCAGCCACAACTCCAGGGTGTATTACGGGAAAGCGATCTTCGAACTTTGAGGAAATACTTCCCTGATGCTACTCGTATCGTATTTACGCCTTTGTGGGATTCAGTCAAGTCACAGTGGTTTGGTGGCTGCTTTTGCTGGAGCTCGGCTGAAACTCGCATCTTCAGTGCTCACGTCGAGCTAGGTGGTGTTCTCGGATTTGGTTCTTCACTGATGGTGGAGCATAGTCGTATCCAAAGTCAAGAATcggacaagaagaaggcagATTTTATCAGCAACATCTC ACATGAGCTTCGAAGTCCGCTACACGGAATTCTAGCTGCGAGCGAATTCCTTGCTGAACAAGTCGGTTCCGAGCTCCCCAAGTCCCTCCTTGATACCATTCGTGCCTGCAGTCAAACACTTCTGGATACGTTCGAGCAGATTTTGGATTTCACGAAGATCAACTCGTTTCAAAAGAAGCGACGACACCACACTCTTCGCTTATATGAGGACCGGGGTGTGGCAAAATCATATGCATTGCCTGAGTCTCTACACATTCTAAAGAATACCAACATTGTGGCAGTCATTGAAGAGGTTATCGAAAGTATTGCTTTTGGGGCAACCCACTACAAAGGAGGACTTTTTGACGATTCAAACTCTGCTCCTATCAAGCACGTCGATGTCTCCATTGACGTGGCCCCTGGTGACTGGCTCTTTGTCTTAGACCGAGGGGCTTTGCGGCGTATAGTCATGAACATATTCAACAACGCGCTCAAGTACACCCAGGAGGGATCCGTTTCTGTCCGTCTTGAGATTCAAAAGGGCCCCGTGAACTCGAAAATTGACCACTCCAACGCGCTTCTTTTGACGGTCTCAGACACTGGAAGGGGCATTTCAAGCGAATACCTCCGCTCCGACCTCTTTACTCCTTTTTCGCAAGAGGACCCTTTAGCACCGGGCACTGGACTCGGGATGTCTATCGTTCAAAATATCCTCCGATACCTTGGTGGCAacatcaaaatcaagagCCAACTGGGCATAGGAACCACTGCCGAGATTTCAATACCGCTCACATGCCCCAGAAGTGAACGTGAAAAGGATTATAGTATTACTCAAGAGCCTTCTATTCAGTCCACGTTCGATGACCTTCAGTCTCTGAAACGTGAGATCAAAGGAAAGGCAGTAtcctttcttccctttgAGGACACTTCATCGAAAGTTCTTCCTTCCACCCGCGCCATCACAAACTACTTGACAGAATGGTATGGTGTAGAACTTCAACCTTGGACCCCGAACGTCCACGTAGATCTCATTGTCATGGATGAAACCCAAATTCCGCGCATGCATTCAGCACCATTACCTAAAGTTCTAGTTCTATGTCGGAATGCGCATCCATCGCAGGCTATCATCCAGAACTTGGAACTACTATGCGAGCGTGTCGAATTGCTGCATCTTCCGTGTGGACCCCATAAACTAGCACGGGCAATCCAACATTGTCTACAAGGAACACCAGTCAAATCATCTTCACAAGTCTTTGATGAAAAGCCCCAAAATGATTGCCCAGAATTTGGTGATCAACAAACCAGCCCAGTCCTACCTCTGGCGACTGCTACACTGCCACTCGCGACCCAAATCCAACCGAACACGAACACCGAAACactctcctctctctccacctcTCTCGGGACGAATCTTACGCAGCCACAAAGCCAACCACTTCCAGAAACCAAAGACCTTTTGGTTGACAGGACGGTTCAAACTATCGACGGATCTGAAGGGCTTCGCATTCTTCTAGTTGAAGACAACCCCATCAACATGGCGCTACTTCAGAAGCTAGTCGCTCGGCGTCATCCAAGTATCTTTGATACCGCTGTAGACGGTCAAAAAGCCGTTGAAGCAGTCAAGAAAATGCCCGAGGGGTACCACCTCATATTCATGG ACATGTCAATGCCCGTGATGGATGGCTTCGAAGCCACAGAGGCGATTCGGGCCCTCGAGTTGGAACGACAATCCGTATCACCAGCCAGGATCATTGCCTTGACAGGTCTGGGCTCGGATGAACATGTGATGAAGGCATATGCTGCAGGCGTTGACATGTTCGTCACAAAGCCTGTTTCGTTTAAAGAAATTGCTCGACTGATCGATGATGTGAAGAATCACGTTCCTTGGACAGACCAACAGTCACTGTGA
- a CDS encoding Retrovirus-related Pol polyprotein from transposon TNT 1-94: protein MNQEHEHDSQDRHIPIDFLRPHLENPFNIRSTSPPSPTVEDDPEDQTRAPNALDPSNPALFEEDLAWSNDEMAGSFGRCVVEQRVDTGAHFEAGGRGVLVEPQPVSRQVVNMDIPLETTIDLSQEDPLQDDEDHDQSPLQHDQVTFEHNFSRLDPVPDDRSRDQSYVQPIQPIQPETGQLRRSTRIKKPSRAYIESLASKSFFDSNVLRLLAEQPEILISLFANATSNEQYAVSKLTPKDIGFEPNSW, encoded by the coding sequence atgaaccaagaacatgaacatgattcgcaggatcgtcatatcccaatcgatttcctacggcctcacctcgagaatccgtttaacatacgatctacctccccaccctctcctacggtcgaagatgatcccgaggatcaaacgagggctccgaatgctctcgacccgtcgaatcccgcgctctttgaagaagatcttgcatggtcaaatgatgaaatggcgggcagttttggcaggtgtgtggtggaacaaagggtggatactggtgcccactttgaagcaggtgggcgaggggttctcgtcgaaccacagcctgtttcccgacaggttgttaatatggacattcccctggaaacaaccattgatctatctcaggaagatcctctgcaagatgacgaggatcatgatcaatcaccattacagcatgatcaagtaacttttgaacataatttctctcgcctagatccggtaccggatgacaggagtcgagatcaaagctatgttcaacccattcagcccattcagccagaaactggccagttacgacgatcaacacggatcaagaaacctagcagagcttacattgaaagcctggctagcaagtcattctttgattccaatgttcttcggttgctcgctgaacagccagagatcctaatcagtcttttcgcaaatgctacctcgaatgagcagtacgctgtatccaaactgacgcctaaagacataggctttgaacctaacagttggtaa
- a CDS encoding rhamnolipids biosynthesis 3-oxoacyl-acyl-carrier-protein reductase has protein sequence MRYIPVYALVQASLVAIASTSPAPTAFVGNVSPPDPFITPSPVEHNPSPIVGRNILSDVESDVGNVLSGLGSGLPSWVASGVPNFFQGFPTGDAVVSSLGLDSSKLKALPTNVLNIDPYANWTSSGWNVRFHGNVYKQPNTSVSKLNDLADIFLVNTSISDLPKSQQTQARNLTAEIFVVQQPKVAVNKIHLKPAASQGSSGQPGGGGSSNTTGGTQDITLPYNTTVEGDFDTFVLIESNGLTAGNETSAIQRLDTHVEGASIGNSTAYLVPPTGLTIISDIDDILRVTKIYQPEQGLLNSFARPFTAWEKMPEIYRNWSTSLPDTHFHYLTTTPEQVTRNYMEFIYTNYPGGSFDTRPLNFSDVSATLSIRMFLLQKIFETFPKRKFVLVADTSNSDVMRDYPKLATDFPNQVQCIFLRNTSATDPGDKLPYDTSGFKGIKQSKYMFFLNSADLTNLDIANGQCYNQSIPQNLTFGYQGLPLGLGATPTSVNGSANHTGAASGLVTKDSAGAQGLMALVAAILTATFMLL, from the exons ATGAGATACATTCCTGTATATGCCCTTGTACAGGCCTCACTTGTCGCAATTGCTTCTACTTCCCCGGCTCCAACTGCTTTCGTCGGCAATGTTAGCCCGCCCGACCCTTTCATTACACCTTCCCCCGTCGAGCATAATCCCTCTCCCATCGTTGGCCGCAACATCTTGAGCGACGTTGAATCGGATGTGGGCAATGTTCTTTCGGGCCTTGGGTCTGGCCTTCCTTCGTGGGTCGCATCTGGAGTGCCCAACTTCTTCCAGGGTTTCCCGACTGGAGACGCAGTTGTGAGCTCCCTCGGATTGGACAGCTCCAAATTGAAAGCATTACCAACCAATGTGTTGAACATCGACCCATATGCCAACTGGACCAGCTCCGGCTGGAACGTTCGCTTTCATGGAAATGTCTACAAGCAACCCAACACGTCTGTCTCAAAGTTGAACGATCTGGCCGATATCTTCCTCGTCAACACTAGCATCTCGGACCTTCCCAAATCCCAGCAAACTCAGGCACGTAATCTCACTGCCGAGATATTTGTTGTACAGCAGCCAAAGGTTGCCGTGAATAAGATCCACCTCAAGCCTGCAGCGAGTCAAGGATCCAGTGGACAGCCAGGCGGCGGTGGATCATCCAACACAACAGGCGGTACGCAAGATATCACTCTGCCATACAACACAACTGTCGAAGGGGATTTTGACACCTTTGTGTTGATTGAAAGTAATGGCCTTACGGCGGGAAATGAAACCTCCGCAATCCAGAGACTAGACACTCATGTCGAGGGCGCAAGTATCGGAAATTCTACGGCGTATCTTGTGCCCCCAACAGGGCTCACCATCATTTCTGACATTGATGACATTTTGCGTGTCACCAAGATCTACCAACCAGAGCAAGGATTACTCAATTCTTTCGCTCGTCCATTTACAGCTTGGGAGAAGATGCCAGAGATTTACCGCAACTGGTCCACTAGCCTACCCGATACGCATTTCCACTACCTT ACCACCACCCCCGAGCAAGTTACCAGAAACTATATGGAGTTCATCTACACGAACTACCCAGGCGGATCCTTCGACACCCGCCCTCTCAACTTTAGCGACGTCTCTGCTACTCTGTCGATCCGCATGTTCTTATTGCAAAAGATATTCGAAACATTCCCAAAGCGGAAGTTTGTCCTGGTGGCAGACACCAGCAACAGCGACGTCATGCGCGACTACCCAAAACTGGCCACCGACTTCCCCAATCAAGTCCAGTGCATCTTCCTCCGCAATACCTCCGCAACCGATCCAGGTGACAAATTACCATACGACACGTCCGGATTCAAGGGCATAAAACAGTCAAAGTACATGTTTTTCCTGAACTCGGCTGACCTGACCAACTTGGACATCGCAAATGGACAGTGCTACAACCAGTCGATTCCGCAGAACCTGACCTTCGGATACCAGGGACTGCCATTGGGACTAGGGGCTACTCCTACTTCAGTCAATGGGTCAGCTAACCACACCGGAGCTGCTAGCGGACTTGTAACTAAGGACTCGGCTGGTGCACAGGGCCTAATGGCACTGGTCGCAGCAATTTTGACAGCCACTTTTATGTTGTTATAG
- a CDS encoding Nucleoside transporter, putative, translated as MAYDPEKGLATGQQPTEKHRSPEVISVDDAPTHETGFLARIRALEARLDKKLGIESDAIERKRAEDKREVHWVEEISMAALWASSTMNTSCFATGFLGWEFGLTMKQSMLISIFTSMLAASMSGFCATFGAVTGLRQISVSRYSFGWWPNKLVALLNGIQQLGWAAVACITGGLALTAVSDGHVSLILGIVILAVVALLISCVGLKAILVYERWAWMVFLVIFLIIYGETGQYANNSAPATVTGSSLAGAVLSLMAIVYGSSASWCTMASDYYVHYPAKTSRLKVFLMTTFGISIPTSIGLVAGCMVASALNTKPEWSAAYDKGIGYLIQEMLHPRGFAKFLLTLLVLSGINVNVISIYSSAISFQQLARPFARIPRSLWTLFCFTCILGLSIGGRQKLNEYLQDFLSLLGYWCTSYAVIVFQEHYVFRKGNFDNYDLEGWNDPARLPLGIGASVAFALGIVAWCMGMDETWYIGPLAAKIGDTGADVANEFTFVVTAVTYLPARYLELKYFGR; from the coding sequence ATGGCCTATGATCCGGAGAAAGGCCTTGCAACTGGCCAGCAGCCCACTGAAAAGCACAGGTCACCGGAGGTGATTTCAGTGGACGATGCGCCCACTCACGAGACCGGTTTCCTCGCTAGGATTCGCGCCCTAGAAGCCAGGCTTGATAAAAAACTCGGGATAGAGTCTGACGCCATCGAGCGCAAGCGTGCTGAAGATAAAAGAGAGGTCCATTGGGTGGAGGAGATATCAATGGCGGCCCTGTGGGCGAGTAGCACGATGAACACGTCCTGCTTTGCGACTGGCTTCCTCGGCTGGGAATTTGGCCTGACGATGAAACAATCGATGCTCATTTCGATCTTCACTTCCATGTTGGCTGCATCGATGAGTGGCTTCTGTGCGACCTTTGGCGCTGTGACTGGCTTACGTCAAATCAGTGTCAGTCGGTACAGCTTTGGTTGGTGGCCTAATAAGCTGGTTGCCTTGCTGAACGGTATCCAACAATTGGGATGGGCTGCTGTCGCATGTATCACTGGAGGTCTTGCATTGACGGCAGTCTCCGATGGCCACGTCTCTTTGATTCTTGGGATTGTGATCTTGGCTGTCGTGGCCCTGTTGATTTCGTGTGTCGGATTGAAAGCCATTTTGGTTTACGAGAGATGGGCCTGGATGGTCTTTTTGGTCATTTTCCTGATCATCTACGGCGAGACCGGTCAATATGCAAACAATTCGGCCCCGGCTACCGTGACCGGTTCCTCTTTGGCAGGGGCCGTTCTCAGTCTTATGGCCATTGTTTACGGATCCAGTGCCTCGTGGTGCACAATGGCTAGCGACTACTATGTCCACTATCCGGCCAAAACGAGTCGGTTGAAGGTTTTCCTCATGACAACCTTTGGTATCTCGATTCCCACTTCGATCGGCTTGGTCGCTGGCTGCATGGTCGCGTCCGCGTTAAACACTAAGCCCGAATGGTCCGCCGCTTACGACAAAGGGATTGGCTATCTCATTCAAGAGATGCTTCACCCTCGCGGATTCGCCAAGTTCCTCCTTACACTCCTCGTCTTGTCCGGCATCAACGTCAATGTCATTAGCATTTATAGTTCCGCCATCTCCTTCCAGCAACTTGCCCGGCCCTTCGCTCGAATTCCTCGGTCTCTCTGGACATTGTTCTGCTTCACCTGTATCCTTGGCTTGTCAATTGGTGGCCGGCAAAAGCTGAACGAATACCTTCAAGACTTCTTGAGTCTGCTGGGATACTGGTGCACAAGTTATGCCGTTATCGTGTTCCAGGAGCATTATGTCTTCCGCAAAGGCAACTTTGATAACTACGATCTCGAAGGGTGGAACGACCCGGCCAGGCTTCCGTTGGGAATTGGCGCAAGTGTGGCGTTTGCTCTTGGGATTGTGGCGTGGTGCATGGGCATGGATGAGACCTGGTATATCGGTCCACTTGCTGCGAAGATTGGAGATACCGGTGCAGATGTTGCGAACGAGTTCACATTCGTTGTGACCGCTGTGACGTATCTACCCGCAAGATACTTGGAACTCAAGTACTTCGGTCGATAA